The following coding sequences lie in one Xyrauchen texanus isolate HMW12.3.18 chromosome 25, RBS_HiC_50CHRs, whole genome shotgun sequence genomic window:
- the LOC127618940 gene encoding zinc finger protein 721-like, translating into MFIMREQVDVICCKSVGTDLSMLDIDDFITEISQLKKEVTSLKTKLMERDDRLQELEKVSCQSSVCVTDGTSTECQDSVWSGRDQSTPQRLLDKLSEQRSRDTQDSQLTLLCSTDGNQGDQTSTESQTSVCNAGEQQMLQIPVNIEMKQEEIKEENIVEEQQRNEDDQTTTECLASVCNAGEQQMLQIPVKMCSVKLLDCRNLMKMRGESTTEQQQNDEDDHETAIDEQQSDEDEAETTIEEQQSDEDDFPPSELLEVKEESQELNEVEEKLQCRKHHDLINVKESFSCSKTKNNFSLKKPKRKTPKNAFTCSQCGKSFRYKTCLNIHMIIHTGERPYPCHQCGKCFTDASYLHKHLHIHFGERAFEFNKCGKTFVLNSVLKQHLKTHINEKPYKCSFCGKSFARLYYLKEHQKIHTSVGAHMCFECGKTFITAGRLKQHQRIHTGEKPYKCTHCEKIFIQSQDLKIHERIHTGEKPYKCSLCGKSFTRSISLKEHERNHTGEKPYKCSHCGKSFSRSQNLKEHERIHTGEKPYKCSHCGKSFTLSIRLKEHERIHTGEKPYKCSHCEKSFTQLQNLKTHQRIHTGEKPYKCSHCEKSFTQLQNLKTHQRIHTGEKPYKCSHCEKSFSQSQDLKTHERIHIGEKPYMCSYCVKSFNRSQDLKTHERIHTGYQFNRVMELEADAMGHELLFVDEAGFNLSKTRRRGRNIIGHRAIINVPGQCGEELAVLAGSSTFIMREQVDVICCKSVGTDLSMLDIDEFITEISQKEVTSLKTKLMERDDRLQELEKVSCQSSVCVTDGTSTECQDSVWRGRDQSTPQRLLDKLSEQRSRDTQDSQLTLLCSTDGNQGDQTSTESLTSVCNAGEQQMMQIPVKMKMCSVKLLDCRKLIKMRGEIKVEEQQRDHDDQTYTESLASVCNAGEQQMLQTTVKIEVKQEEIKEENTAEDKQGDEHDFISSELMEMKEQCQELNELEEKLQCQKHPLSCSKTKKNLSPEKDKRRAAKNTFTCSHGGKSFMNKSRFNKHMKVHIGEKPYTCHQCGNRFSNIVCLKGHLCCHSGERPFECDKCGKTFALNSSLRKHLKTHTDENTGVAVHMCFECGKTFITASLLKQHQRINAGEKPYKCSHCEQSFTQSQNLKKHERIHTGEKPYKCSHCGKSFIQSQDLKEHERIHAGEKPYKCSHCGKSFTESRSLKTHERIHTGEKPYKCSHCGKSFIQSQDLKKHERIHTGEKPYKCSHCGKSFTRSHNLKTHKKIHTGEKPYKCSHCGKSFIQSQDLKKHERIHTGEKPYKCSHCGKSFIQSQDLKKHERIHAGEKPYKCSHCGKSFILSQDLKKHERIHTGEKPYKCSYCGKSFSHTHNMKTHERIHTGEKPYKCSHCKKSFTKSHTLKTHERIHTGEKPYKCSHCEKSFSHKHNLKTHERIHTGEKPYK; encoded by the exons atgttcatcatgagagagcaggtggatgtgatctgctgtaaatcagtaggaactgatctgtccatgctggatattgatgatttcatcacagaaatctctcagctgaagaaagaggtgacgtcactgaagactaaactgatggagagagacgacaggttacag gagctggaaaaggtttcctgtcaatcttcagtgtgtgtgactgatgggacctccacagaatgtcaggattcagtgtggagcggcagagatcagtccacaccacagcgactgctggacaaactctctgaacagagatccagagacacacaggactcacagctcactttactctgttctactgacggtaatcagggtgatcaaacctccacagagtctcagacttctgtctgtaacgctggagaacagcagatgctgcagataccagtgaatattgaaatgaaacaggaggagataaaagaagaaaacatagtagaggaacaacagagaaaTGAAGATGATCAAACCACCACAGAGTGTCtggcttctgtctgtaacgctggagaacagcagatgctgcagataccagtgaagatgtgttcagtgaagctgctggactgcaggaacctgatgaagatgagaggagaatccacaacagaacaacaacaaaatgatgaaGATGATCATGAAACTGCAATAGatgaacaacagagtgatgaagatgaagCTGAAACCACAATAGAGGAACAACAGAGCGATGAAGATGATTTTCCTCCTTCAG AGCTgttggaagtgaaagaggaaagtcaagaactgaatgaagtggaggagaaacttcAGTGCCGGAAACATCATGATTTAATAAATGTCAAAGAATCTTTCAGTTGTTCAAAGACTAAAAATAATTTCTCACTGAAAAAGCCTAAAAGAAAAACACCTAAAAATGCTTTTACCTGctctcaatgtggaaagagtttcagataTAAAACCTGTCTTAATATACACATGATaattcacacaggagagagaccttacccatgccatcagtgtggaaagtgtttcacagATGCATCCTATCTACATAAacatctccacattcactttggAGAAAGAGCATTTGAATTTAATAAGTGtggaaaaacatttgttttgaattcaGTCCTAAAACAACATCTGAAAACGCACataaatgagaagccttacaagtgttctttttgtggaaagagttttgctcGCCTGTATTATTTGAAAGAGCACCAGAAAATTCATACCAGTGTGGGCgctcatatgtgctttgaatgtgggaagaccTTTATTACAGCCGGCAGATTGAAACAgcaccaaagaattcatactggagaaaaaccttacaagtgcacACACTGTGAAAAGATTTTCATtcagtcacaagacctgaaaatacacgagagaatccatactggagagaaaccttacaagtgctctctctgtggaaagagtttcactcggtcaaTAAGTCTAAAAGAACATGAGAGAAACCATAcgggagagaaaccttacaagtgctcacactgtggaaagagtttcagtcggtcacaaaacctgaaagaacatgagagaatccatacgggagagaaaccttacaaatgctcacactgtggaaagagtttcactctatCAATACGCCTAAAAGaacatgagagaatccatacgggagagaaaccttacaagtgctcacactgtgaaaagagtttcactcagctACAAAACCTAAAAACACACCAGAGAATCCATAcgggagagaaaccttacaagtgctcacactgtgaaaagagtttcactcagctACAAAACCTAAAAACACACCAGAGAATCCATAcgggagagaaaccttacaagtgctcacactgtgaaaagagtttcagtcagtcacaagacctgaaaacacatgagagaatccatattggagaaaaaccttacatgtGCTCATACTGTGTAAAGAGCTTCAATCggtcacaagacctgaaaacacatgagagaatccatactggttA TCAGTTCAAT AGAGTGATGGAACTAGAAGCAGATGCCATGGGACATGAGCTACTTTTTGTAGATGAGGCCGGTTTTAACCTCAGTAAAACCAGGAGACGTGGCAGGAACATTATTGGACACCGTGCCATCATCAATGTCCCAGGACAATGTGGTG AAGAACTCGCAGTTTTAGCAGGCAGTTCG acgTTCATCATGAgggagcaggtggatgtgatctgctgtaaatcagtaggaactgatctgtccatgctggatattgatgagttcatcacagaaatctctcagaaagaggtgacgtcactgaagacaaagCTGATGGAGAGAGATGATAGGTTACAG gagctggaaaaggtttcctgtcaatcttcagtgtgtgtgactgatgggacctccacagaatgtcaggattcagtgtggagaggcagagatcagtccacaccacagcgactgctggacaaactctctgaacagagatccagagacacacaggactcacagctcactttactctgttctactgatggtaatcagggtgatcaaacctccacagagtctctgacttctgtctgtaacgctggagaacaaCAGATgatgcagataccagtgaagatgaagatgtgttcagtaaagctgctggactgcaggaaacTGATtaagatgagaggagaaatcaaagtagaggaacaacagagagatcATGATGATCAAACCTACACAGAGTCTCTGgcttctgtctgtaatgctggagaacagcagatgctgcagacaacCGTGAAGAtcgaagtgaagcaggaggagataaaagaagaaaacacagcagaggacAAACAGGGAGATGaacatgattttatttcttcag agctgatggaaatGAAAGAGCAatgtcaagaactgaatgaactGGAGGAGAAACTTCAGTGTCAGAAACATCCTTTGAGTTGCTCAAAGACTAAGAAGAATTTATCACCAGAAAAGGATAAAAGAAGAGCAGCCAAAAATACTTTCACCTGCTCACATGGTGGAAAGAGTTTCATGAATAAAAGCCGGTTTAATAAACACATGAAAGTTCAtattggagagaaaccttacacgtgccatcagtgtgggaacAGGTTCTCAAATATAGTTTGTCTCAAAGGTCATCTCTGTTGTCACTCTGGAGAGAGACCATTTGAATGTGAcaagtgtggtaaaacatttgcTTTGAATTCAAGCCTGAGAAaacatctgaaaactcacacagATGAGAATACCGGTGTGGCGGttcatatgtgctttgaatgtgggaagaccTTTATTACAGCCAGCCTTTTGAAACAGCACCAAAGAATTAATGctggagaaaaaccatacaagtgctcacactgtgaacagagtttcactcagtcacaaaacctgaaaaaacatgagaggatccatactggagaaaaaccttacaagtgctcacactgtggaaagagtttcattcagtcacaagacctgaaagaacacgagagaattcatgctggagaaaaaccttacaagtgctcacactgtggaaagagtttcactgagTCTCGaagcctgaaaacacatgagagaattcatacaggagaaaaaccttacaagtgctcacactgtggaaagagtttcattcagtcacaagacctgaaaaaacacgagagaattcatactggagaaaaaccttacaagtgctcacactgtggaaagagtttcactcgctCACACaatctgaaaacacacaagaaaattcatactggagaaaaaccttacaagtgctcacactgtggaaagagtttcattcagtcacaagacctgaaaaaacatgagaggatccatactggagaaaaaccttacaagtgctcacactgtggaaagagtttcattcagtcacaagacctgaaaaaacacgagagaattcatgctggagaaaaaccttacaagtgctcacactgtggaaagagcttcattctgtcacaagacctgaaaaaacatgagaggatccatactggagaaaaaccttacaagtgctcatactgtggaaagagtttcagtcacACACATAACATGAAGACacacgagagaatccatactggagaaaaaccttacaagtgttcacactgtaaAAAGAGTTTCACTAAGTCACATACCCTGAAGACacacgagagaatccatactggagaaaaaccttacaagtgctcacactgtgaaaagagtttcagtcACAAACATAACCTGAAGACacacgagagaatccatactggagaaaaaccttacaaatgA
- the LOC127618615 gene encoding zinc finger protein 880-like — translation MLDIDDFITEISQLKKEVTSLKTKLMERDDRLQELEKVSCQSSVCVTDGTSTECQDSVWSGRDQSTPQRLLDKLSEQRSRDTQDSQLTLLCSTDGNQGDQISTECQTSVCNAGEQQMLQIPVKNEVKLEEIKEEITAEEQQREEDDFISSELMELEGKSQEQNEVEEKLQCRKHHDLINVKESFSCSKTKNNFSLKKPQRKTPKNVFTCSQCGKSFRYKTCLNIHMRIHTGERPYPSHQCGKCFTDASYLHKHLHIHFGGRAFQCEK, via the exons atgctggatattgatgatttcatcacagaaatctctcagctgaagaaagaggtgacgtcactgaagacaaaactgatggagagagacgacaggttacag gagctggaaaaggtttcctgtcaatcttcagtgtgtgtgactgatgggacctccacagaatgtcaggattcagtgtggagcggcagagatcagtccacaccacagcgactgctggacaaactctctgaacagagatccagagacacacaggactcacagctcactttactctgttctactgacggtaatcagggtgatcaaatcTCCACAGAGTGTcagacttctgtctgtaatgctggagaacaacagatgctgcagataccagtgaagaatgaagtgaagctggaggagataaaagaagaaatcacagcagaggaacaacagagagaagaagatgattttatttcttcag AGCTGATGGAATTAGAAGGAAAAAGTCAAGAAcagaatgaagtggaggagaaacttcAGTGCCGGAAACATCATGATCTAATAAATGTTAAGGAATCTTTCAGTTGTTCAAAGACTAAAAATAATTTCTCACTGAAAAAGCCTCAAAGAAAaacacccaaaaatgtttttacctgctctcaatgtggaaagagtttcagataTAAAACCTGtcttaatatacacatgagaattcacacaggagagagaCCTTACCCATcccatcagtgtggaaagtgtttcacagATGCATCCTATCTACATAAacatctccacattcactttggAGGAAGAGCATTTCAatgtgaaaagtaa